From the Natrarchaeobaculum aegyptiacum genome, one window contains:
- a CDS encoding 3-hydroxyacyl-CoA dehydrogenase family protein: MVRDRLERIGVVGAGTMGSGIAQVAATHGYEVVLRDVDPEFVERGFDAIDDSLTRLESRDALPDDSGTIRDRIEGSTDLEAIADCDLVVEAVVEDLDVKREVFADLEATCDREALLATNTSTLSITSIAGNLERPGRVVGIHFMNPVPIMDGVEVVVGEKTSDDAVALAHEFSGDLEKETWEADDRPGFVANRILMPWINEGIRAYDEGVASKEDVDRGMELGTNVPMGPLRLADHIGLDVCLHATETLHEELGDRYRPAYLLKRKVEAGDLGKKSGRGFYEYES, encoded by the coding sequence ATGGTACGCGATCGACTCGAGCGAATCGGCGTCGTCGGGGCTGGAACGATGGGCAGCGGAATCGCACAGGTCGCTGCGACCCACGGCTACGAGGTCGTCCTCCGGGACGTCGACCCCGAGTTCGTCGAGCGCGGCTTCGACGCCATCGACGACAGCCTCACACGCCTCGAAAGCCGGGACGCCCTCCCGGACGATTCCGGGACGATTCGCGATCGAATCGAGGGATCGACCGACCTCGAAGCGATCGCCGACTGCGACCTCGTCGTCGAGGCGGTCGTCGAAGACCTCGATGTAAAGCGCGAGGTCTTCGCCGACCTCGAGGCCACCTGCGACCGGGAGGCCCTGCTGGCGACGAACACGAGCACGCTGTCGATCACGTCCATCGCTGGCAACCTCGAGCGGCCCGGGCGAGTCGTCGGCATCCACTTCATGAACCCGGTGCCGATCATGGACGGCGTCGAGGTCGTCGTCGGCGAGAAGACCAGCGACGACGCGGTCGCACTGGCCCACGAGTTCTCCGGGGACCTCGAAAAGGAGACGTGGGAGGCCGACGACAGACCCGGATTCGTCGCCAACCGAATCCTGATGCCCTGGATCAACGAGGGGATCCGCGCCTACGACGAGGGCGTCGCGAGCAAGGAAGACGTCGACCGTGGGATGGAACTCGGGACGAACGTTCCGATGGGACCGCTCCGACTCGCCGATCACATCGGACTCGACGTCTGTTTGCACGCGACGGAGACCCTCCACGAGGAACTCGGCGACCGGTACAGACCGGCGTACCTCCTGAAACGGAAAGTCGAAGCCGGCGACCTCGGGAAGAAGAGTGGACGGGGATTCTACGAGTACGAGTCCTGA
- a CDS encoding phytoene/squalene synthase family protein, producing the protein MTPGQSELTPSADLEWCFDAVHGVSRTFSITIDRLEEPMATHICLGYLLCRVADTIEDAGHIPPEVQTELLTEYDRVLDPDDDLSVSTFMDDVEPWIPEERSSDWEVVAETPRVLRTFESLEEEPREIMRDPVRELVGGMAMFTDRYAEEGGLRLQTLEELEEYCWYAAGTVGTLITGLVSRGASPERAEELRANARSFALLLQLVNIAKDVENDYHEENNVYLPAEWLEAEDVPVEAVTHEENHGAVTNVIQRLTGRAETYLDDAQRYLEVVPETHGNRLSAWAIPYLLAVGTMRELRERPEDVVREGDVKVTRAEVYAVIQTFEEGVSRAHLEELRREMAEKPLHR; encoded by the coding sequence ATGACCCCCGGCCAGTCAGAATTGACACCATCCGCCGATCTGGAGTGGTGTTTTGATGCGGTTCACGGCGTCTCGCGGACTTTCTCGATCACGATCGATCGACTCGAGGAGCCAATGGCAACGCACATCTGTCTCGGATACCTCCTCTGTCGGGTCGCCGACACGATCGAAGACGCTGGACACATTCCTCCGGAGGTCCAGACCGAGCTGTTGACCGAATACGATCGAGTGCTCGATCCAGACGACGATCTCTCCGTATCGACGTTCATGGACGACGTCGAGCCGTGGATTCCCGAGGAGCGCTCCAGCGACTGGGAGGTCGTCGCAGAGACCCCCCGCGTCCTCCGGACTTTCGAGTCTCTGGAGGAAGAGCCACGGGAAATCATGCGCGATCCGGTCCGCGAACTCGTCGGCGGGATGGCGATGTTCACCGATCGTTACGCCGAGGAAGGTGGGCTTCGCCTCCAGACGCTCGAGGAACTCGAGGAGTACTGCTGGTACGCCGCCGGAACGGTCGGGACGCTCATCACGGGACTCGTTTCACGGGGTGCCTCGCCGGAACGCGCCGAAGAACTCCGTGCGAACGCCCGTTCGTTCGCGCTGCTCTTGCAACTGGTCAACATCGCGAAGGACGTCGAGAACGACTATCACGAGGAGAACAACGTCTACCTCCCGGCCGAGTGGCTCGAGGCCGAGGACGTTCCCGTCGAAGCGGTCACCCACGAGGAGAACCACGGCGCCGTGACGAACGTGATCCAGCGGCTCACCGGTCGTGCCGAGACCTACCTCGACGACGCCCAGCGCTATCTCGAGGTCGTTCCCGAGACCCACGGGAACCGGCTCTCTGCGTGGGCGATTCCGTATTTGCTGGCAGTCGGAACCATGCGCGAACTGCGCGAACGACCGGAGGACGTCGTCCGCGAAGGCGACGTCAAGGTCACGCGCGCGGAGGTGTACGCGGTGATCCAGACGTTCGAGGAGGGCGTCTCGCGGGCCCACCTCGAGGAGTTGCGCCGTGAGATGGCAGAGAAACCGCTACACCGCTGA
- a CDS encoding acyl-CoA dehydrogenase, with the protein MDFALSAEQQQIRDMVAEFVDEEVVPIADEIDHDDEVPSDLLEELADLGLLGMPFPEEYGGAGLDYHSYAIGLEELSRGSGGLGTVVAAHTSLAGNMLYEFGDAEQKEEYLTPLAAGEDIGAFALSEAGAGSDVPAMETTAEKDGDEYVVNGGKLWISNGSIAQTVTLFAKTDPDAGNRGISSFVVRPEEDDGFIVENTEEKLGDKGCPTAELRFDDLRLPEDRLLGEEGDGFVQALKTLNGGRITIAARGVGIARAAFDEARDYAREREQFGQPIGEFQSIKHKLADMDTKIQAARMLMHKAADKKIRGEDYIKDASQAKLYASEVSREVANEGIQIHGGYGYTKDFPAERFYRDAKLNEIYEGTSEVLRNTIGDRLLEE; encoded by the coding sequence ATGGACTTCGCACTCTCGGCCGAACAGCAACAGATCCGCGACATGGTCGCCGAATTCGTCGACGAAGAGGTCGTTCCGATCGCAGACGAGATCGACCACGACGACGAAGTGCCGTCCGATCTCCTCGAGGAGCTGGCCGACCTCGGTCTCCTCGGGATGCCCTTCCCCGAGGAGTACGGCGGTGCTGGACTCGATTATCACTCCTACGCGATCGGACTCGAGGAACTCTCGCGGGGCTCCGGCGGCCTCGGGACGGTCGTCGCCGCTCACACCTCGCTCGCAGGGAACATGCTCTACGAGTTCGGTGACGCCGAGCAGAAAGAGGAGTACCTGACGCCGCTGGCCGCGGGCGAGGACATCGGCGCGTTCGCGCTCTCGGAAGCCGGTGCAGGCAGCGACGTTCCGGCGATGGAGACGACCGCCGAGAAAGACGGCGACGAGTACGTCGTCAACGGCGGTAAGCTCTGGATCTCCAACGGTTCGATCGCTCAGACGGTCACCCTGTTCGCGAAAACCGACCCGGACGCGGGTAATCGCGGCATCTCCTCGTTTGTCGTCCGGCCCGAGGAAGACGACGGGTTCATCGTCGAGAACACGGAGGAAAAGTTGGGTGACAAGGGCTGTCCGACCGCCGAACTCCGGTTCGACGACCTTCGGCTCCCCGAAGACCGCTTGCTCGGTGAGGAAGGTGACGGCTTCGTCCAGGCACTCAAGACCCTGAACGGCGGCCGAATCACGATCGCTGCCCGCGGCGTCGGCATCGCCCGTGCTGCCTTCGACGAAGCCCGCGACTACGCTCGCGAGCGCGAACAGTTTGGCCAGCCCATCGGCGAGTTCCAGTCGATCAAACACAAGCTCGCCGACATGGACACGAAGATCCAGGCCGCCCGGATGCTGATGCACAAGGCTGCCGACAAGAAGATCCGCGGCGAAGACTACATCAAAGACGCCTCGCAGGCCAAACTCTACGCCTCGGAAGTGAGCCGCGAGGTCGCAAACGAGGGTATCCAGATCCACGGCGGCTACGGCTACACCAAAGACTTCCCCGCAGAACGGTTTTACCGCGACGCCAAACTCAACGAGATCTACGAGGGCACCAGCGAGGTACTCCGAAACACGATCGGCGACCGACTGCTCGAGGAGTAG
- a CDS encoding cold-shock protein codes for MANGKVDFFNDTGGYGFIDTDDADEDVFFHMEDVGGEDLTEGTEIEFDIEQAPKGPRATNVVRL; via the coding sequence ATGGCAAACGGTAAGGTTGATTTCTTCAACGACACTGGCGGCTACGGTTTCATCGACACTGACGACGCGGACGAGGACGTATTCTTCCACATGGAAGACGTCGGCGGCGAGGACCTGACGGAAGGCACCGAAATCGAATTCGACATCGAGCAGGCCCCCAAGGGTCCGCGCGCGACGAACGTCGTTCGACTCTAA
- a CDS encoding ABC transporter substrate-binding protein → MGERPTRRAVLAAGGTGVAAALAGCASRSGDRPGDDGTRAHETYTVTMEPMGDVEFSSVPETFVGRFGFVVDVAAALDELDSLVAMYSTYSVFGHSHFYDELETVSIDPAEIEELHTDDWDIRLERLYDLAPDVTAIDPNYLIHYTQFDEDEVDRFVDRVGPFVHNESQSGRPDGWPTWPDGDYPYLTLAELTRRYGETFQKTARAEAILELNEDVRDTITSRLPPESERPTVAVGSLHDGTWHLDTFADAPASTYGEKHYRDLGAIDAVAEYGSGRVQAELELLLEIDPDVFVWRHGLFDPDGVTETFEELEDDTLASQLACVDSGRFYVGGSPDQGPIVNTFQMEMLAKQLYPDEFGAYHEFGKIPTDDQLFDRTRVDEIVRGEGLE, encoded by the coding sequence ATGGGTGAACGACCGACACGTCGAGCGGTACTCGCTGCCGGCGGAACGGGAGTTGCGGCCGCGCTCGCGGGTTGTGCCTCTCGGTCTGGCGACCGTCCCGGAGACGACGGGACGAGGGCTCACGAAACGTACACGGTCACGATGGAGCCGATGGGCGATGTCGAGTTCTCGAGTGTTCCCGAGACGTTCGTCGGACGGTTCGGCTTCGTCGTCGACGTTGCAGCGGCACTCGACGAACTGGACTCGCTCGTCGCGATGTACAGCACCTACTCGGTGTTCGGCCACAGTCACTTCTACGACGAACTCGAGACCGTCTCGATCGATCCAGCCGAGATCGAAGAGCTTCACACCGACGACTGGGATATCCGTCTCGAACGGCTGTACGACCTCGCACCCGACGTCACCGCGATCGATCCGAACTACCTGATCCACTACACCCAGTTCGACGAAGACGAGGTCGATCGATTCGTCGATCGGGTCGGACCGTTCGTTCACAACGAGAGTCAGAGCGGACGACCAGACGGGTGGCCAACCTGGCCCGACGGTGACTACCCGTATCTGACACTCGCCGAATTGACGAGGAGATACGGCGAGACGTTCCAGAAGACGGCGCGTGCCGAGGCGATCCTCGAGCTCAACGAGGACGTCCGCGACACGATCACGAGTCGGCTCCCACCGGAGTCAGAACGCCCGACCGTCGCCGTCGGAAGCCTCCACGACGGCACCTGGCACCTCGACACGTTCGCCGACGCGCCAGCGAGTACCTACGGTGAGAAACACTACCGCGACCTCGGTGCCATCGATGCCGTCGCCGAGTACGGCAGTGGTCGGGTTCAGGCCGAACTGGAGTTACTACTCGAGATCGATCCCGACGTCTTCGTCTGGCGCCACGGCCTGTTCGATCCCGATGGCGTGACCGAGACGTTCGAGGAACTCGAGGACGACACGCTCGCCAGCCAACTGGCGTGTGTCGACTCGGGACGGTTCTACGTCGGTGGGAGTCCGGATCAGGGCCCGATCGTCAATACGTTCCAGATGGAGATGCTCGCGAAACAGCTGTATCCCGATGAGTTCGGCGCGTACCACGAGTTTGGAAAGATTCCGACCGACGACCAGCTGTTCGACCGCACGCGGGTCGACGAAATCGTCCGCGGGGAGGGCCTCGAATGA
- a CDS encoding ester cyclase: MSGLETEKELAEEFVLAAFEKDDRRTIRRMLTSDALVYTPNVPGPGLDVDEFESQILDAFHGAFPDLSIAVESLVSEGATVVCRFTMTGTHEGVFRGIEPSGETVLVTGVVELRLTGSGIADVWQTTDSLALLEQIAAYDHENVRGERGS; this comes from the coding sequence ATGAGTGGACTCGAGACCGAAAAAGAACTGGCCGAGGAGTTCGTCCTCGCGGCGTTCGAGAAGGACGATCGACGGACCATCCGCCGAATGCTCACGTCGGATGCGCTCGTCTACACACCGAACGTTCCGGGTCCGGGACTCGACGTCGACGAGTTCGAGAGCCAGATTCTCGACGCCTTTCACGGTGCGTTCCCGGACCTCTCGATCGCAGTCGAATCGCTGGTCTCGGAAGGGGCGACCGTCGTCTGCCGGTTCACGATGACCGGCACCCACGAGGGGGTCTTCCGCGGGATCGAGCCGAGTGGCGAGACAGTTCTGGTCACGGGCGTCGTCGAACTCCGACTGACCGGCTCGGGAATCGCCGACGTCTGGCAGACGACCGACAGTCTCGCGTTGCTCGAACAGATCGCAGCGTACGACCACGAAAACGTCCGTGGTGAGCGTGGCAGCTAA
- a CDS encoding FecCD family ABC transporter permease yields MSETHEYRPTHATDRTTDRGDRSSGRLEWLDRTLLSVCLSSLALVVAAGSVQITFGDYSVSVTEVWRIVLDPAVVTSPTTLYALVFGGDVTHLSTESLIVWTQRIPRVIVAIFVGMNLAISGAIFQAVTRNELASPYILGVSSGAGFAVLLTLAIFGGLSVYLPIFAAVGGAFAFLLVYVIAWNGGTSPVRLVLAGVIVSTVFGSLQTGLYFFVDDLGTVQEALAWTTGTLSGSGWSEVRLAAPWTVLAVVLSIAGARQLNVLMLGERTARSLGMSVERTRFGLSAVAIVAASASIAVAGIIGFVGLVVPHVVRTLVGSDYRALLVGCLFVGPALLVVADVLARLAISGSQLPVGILTGLVGGPYFLYLMKRKQNLGEL; encoded by the coding sequence ATGAGCGAGACCCACGAGTATCGACCAACGCACGCAACCGACCGGACCACCGACCGTGGTGACCGCTCGAGCGGCCGGCTCGAGTGGCTCGACAGGACGCTTCTCTCGGTCTGTCTCTCGAGTCTCGCGCTCGTGGTCGCTGCAGGTTCGGTCCAGATCACGTTCGGCGACTACTCGGTTTCGGTCACGGAAGTCTGGCGGATCGTTCTCGATCCAGCAGTCGTGACGAGTCCGACGACGCTGTACGCGCTCGTCTTCGGCGGTGACGTAACCCACCTCTCGACGGAGTCACTGATCGTCTGGACACAGCGCATTCCGCGAGTCATCGTGGCGATTTTCGTCGGGATGAACCTCGCCATTTCGGGGGCAATCTTCCAGGCGGTCACCCGAAACGAACTCGCGAGTCCGTACATCCTCGGGGTTTCCTCGGGTGCAGGATTCGCGGTCTTGCTCACACTCGCCATTTTTGGTGGACTGTCCGTCTACCTCCCGATATTTGCCGCAGTCGGGGGTGCATTCGCGTTTCTCCTCGTGTACGTGATCGCCTGGAACGGTGGGACGAGCCCAGTACGGCTCGTGCTGGCCGGTGTGATCGTCAGTACGGTTTTCGGGTCGCTCCAGACGGGACTGTATTTCTTCGTCGACGACCTCGGAACTGTCCAGGAGGCACTCGCCTGGACGACGGGCACGTTGAGCGGGTCCGGATGGAGTGAAGTTCGACTCGCTGCACCCTGGACGGTACTGGCCGTCGTTCTCTCGATCGCCGGTGCTCGACAGCTCAACGTTCTGATGCTCGGCGAGCGAACGGCCCGATCACTCGGGATGTCGGTCGAACGCACACGGTTCGGCCTCTCGGCGGTCGCCATCGTCGCAGCGAGTGCCAGCATCGCTGTCGCCGGAATCATCGGGTTCGTCGGCCTCGTCGTCCCCCACGTCGTCCGGACGCTCGTCGGCAGTGACTACAGGGCACTGCTGGTGGGCTGTCTGTTCGTCGGTCCCGCTTTGCTGGTCGTCGCCGACGTTCTCGCTCGACTCGCGATCAGCGGTTCGCAGCTCCCGGTTGGGATACTCACCGGACTCGTCGGCGGACCGTACTTTCTCTACCTGATGAAACGCAAACAGAACCTCGGAGAACTATAA
- a CDS encoding FAD-binding protein, producing the protein MTTDTQRQSTDQDQTEYDVLVVGGGAAGLSAAIFTARFGLETGVFACGRSAISRCAHLENYLGFPGGIDPPTFLELGREQATHEGATVHAELVTAIEKPADWFRVETIDGTVATARYVIAATVIDGDYLESLDPALYDEDDHAVDCDDRGRTAVDGLYVAGRLADATHQAIICAGDGAETAHALVTDVLRERGYWDEIASQYTDWVVRERPDDDWKPRVESWIRETVPEGTAISEDRIQWVIDDVLARFEARSVPDSERRERVQRGRELVIGHLEP; encoded by the coding sequence ATGACAACCGATACCCAACGACAGAGTACCGATCAGGATCAGACCGAATACGACGTCCTCGTCGTCGGCGGTGGTGCCGCTGGCCTCTCGGCAGCGATCTTTACCGCCCGATTCGGCCTCGAGACAGGCGTCTTCGCCTGTGGTCGCTCGGCGATCTCACGGTGTGCACACCTCGAGAACTACCTCGGGTTCCCGGGTGGGATCGATCCACCCACCTTCCTCGAACTCGGCCGCGAACAGGCGACCCACGAGGGAGCGACGGTACATGCTGAGCTGGTCACCGCGATCGAGAAACCGGCCGACTGGTTCCGCGTCGAGACGATCGACGGGACGGTCGCGACGGCCCGATACGTGATCGCCGCGACCGTGATCGACGGCGACTACCTCGAGTCGCTCGATCCGGCGCTGTACGACGAGGACGACCACGCCGTCGACTGCGACGACCGTGGCCGAACCGCAGTCGACGGGTTGTACGTCGCCGGTCGACTGGCAGATGCGACCCACCAGGCCATCATCTGTGCCGGCGACGGCGCGGAGACGGCACACGCGCTCGTCACCGACGTATTACGCGAACGAGGGTACTGGGACGAGATCGCGAGCCAGTACACCGACTGGGTCGTGCGCGAACGACCCGACGACGACTGGAAGCCACGCGTCGAGTCGTGGATACGCGAGACTGTTCCCGAAGGGACGGCCATTTCAGAGGATCGAATACAGTGGGTTATCGACGACGTCCTCGCACGGTTCGAGGCCAGATCGGTACCCGACAGTGAGCGTCGCGAGCGGGTTCAGCGCGGTCGAGAACTCGTGATTGGACACCTCGAGCCATGA